A region of the Falco rusticolus isolate bFalRus1 chromosome 6, bFalRus1.pri, whole genome shotgun sequence genome:
TCCCCCTGACTGTGAGAGCTCACAGCCTGCTGAACAGGCACTGCAGACGGCGGAAACATTGTTCCTGCAAGACCGGGTGTCCCTGACGGGCTCGAGTGCCACCTGCCATGCCAGTGCCTGTCTGAGGGGCCACAGTTGCTGGGCTCTGTTTTCACACAGACTTTAGCACGGGTCTGCAATCCGTGCAACAAACACGGGTGAAACAAAGCCCATGGACCAGATCTTTGCTGGTGTAAATGGGCCGAGTTTGGCCAAGCCATGCTGGTTTACACTGGCTGAGGACCTGACACTAAAgccattgctttttttaatgcagcactCCTCACAGCAGGTGGAAAGGCACCTTTCTAACTGGGTACTGCCCCGTAGCACTAATTTTGAACAGCTTTGCACATACTTGGTGACCCTGATCAGATACATTTACTTGTGGAGGAAGCCTGGTGACAGCTAGAGACACAGGAGAAGCTAGCTTGTCGCAAGGGTGTTCTAGCTGTCACTCAGCCAGCCGCGTGCCTCAAGCCCATGCTTGTCCCCAGGGAAGATGTCTGTGAAAAGAAGCTGTCTTATCCCGCCCTTGGGCATGTACATGCAGATGAGGACTTTGAGCGTGTGGACTTGGAAGCTATTTTGGCATGTTCTACCCTAACTGTATCTCAGatgtttctcctgctgctgcttctgcaccaCCATGtgccattatttatttttttttcctccttctatTTAAGCCTCCTTACTTCCAAAAAGCTCTGTTTTTCACCCGCTCCTCTCTGTGGGGGGAAGTAGCCCCTTTGGGAGCTTCGAGATGAGGCTGAGATCATGTGAGGCTGGACAttcctctcctgcttctgctgcagccggctcccactgctgctccgTGTGCTGTAGAGTCTGGTGCTCACACCCTCAGCGCTCCTTGGCAGCTCCTTCAGAGACCTGCTCAGCTGCTTGCCTTTGCTGTGGAACATCTCACGCTTGTAAGTACTGCTGCTTACGGGAGTGCAGCTCTTAGGCAGTGGCTGTAAGGCATGATCTGTCCTCTCTGGTTCTGATGTGAAGTTAACAGGCCTAAGGAAGCAAATGTCTAAGCTGGACTCGGAAGAGGCTGGGGAGCAATTCTCAAAGAGAGCAAGATTTTGGAAGGCATCATCTTCATAGGGGCCTGGCAGAGTGAAAACCTCCCCAGGGTAGTCGAACTCTTCGTAGCTTTGCGCAAAGTTCCTtgcatcctgcagcagctccacagaGGTCCTGATGGCTCGCTCAGTGTTTCCCACTGCATCAGCTGGTGGTGCTTCATACTCCATTTCAGGGATGGATTGTAAGGGGGCTGTCAGAGCCTTGAGTTCCTGCTCTGTGAGCTGAGAAGATGCAAGGATGTTCTCTGGCCTCTCGTGTTTTCTACTTTCCATTTCCCAGTCCGGGGACTTTACAGCCTGGATGTTCTCCATCACGGTTGGCTGGGGTTTCTTCATCTGGGGCATCAGATGCCTTAAAAAtaagagacaaaacaaaaaaaacagaaggaagtgGAATACTAAAGGATGACTGAGAGACAACATGACAAGCCCACTTCCCCCCTcactcccccagccccattctCCTGCTTTTAAAGCCAAAAGGTATTTTCCTATCTTGGTAACAGAGCTGCTACTAATTGCCTGGCTGGGTTAGGAGGAGCAAGCCAGCAGCGGCAGAACCACTTATCTAGTAGCTTTGGCTGATTTTTGTACTCTACGCCATGAAATGAATAGAAACAGAGATGAGAAGCCAACTGGTCCATCTCTTTCCTGCTCATctgcattttggatttttaCTGCTCTTTCTGTAATGTAGGGGCGCTGTGTCTTGCTTCCGTGTCATCTGACTGTCTTTTCCAGTGGATAAGGTTCTTCTCTTGGGTAGGGTGACTGTCCCCAGAAGTGTCAGGAGTACTTGGAGGGCTCCTGCCATCTGTGTGTTGCAGGTAAGTCAGGAGAGAGTACTGCTTTGGATGAGGTATTAGGTGCAGGGTGTGCATCTCCATTAACGAACACTAGTTAGGAAGGTCCCACTGCCATCTTCTGGGGATATAATGAATGGAGTGGGGGAACAGGAACCTTGTGATGTTCAAGATGTGCAGAGCTCTGCATCTGAGGCAAGATATCTCCATGTATCAGAGCAGGCTGGGAGGTTTGGGTTGAGCAGCAGCCCTGGTATGAACTTGGGATTATAGCCAGCGCTAGGTTAAAGACAAGCTGACAGCATGCTTTTATGGCAGACAGGGCAAACCCTGACCTGAGCTGTATTAAGAGCTGCATAGCCAGCCAAGCCGGCCGAGTTACTTTCCCCACTTCTGTTCAGTGCTGATGAGGCCCCACCTGGACCCATGTTGGCTCCTAAGTTCAGGACGAAGGTGGGGAAACTGGGGAGGCACCAGCTGAGGCTACCAGAATGGGGGCCTGGAACATCGTATCTGTGAGGGGAGGGAGGTTGGCTTGGGTAGTCTGGTGAGGAGGCAGCCAGGGACTGATCTAATGACCCTGCCACTTGAGGTGGGACTCAGAACGATGAAGCCAAGCTCTTCTTGTTAGTGTCAAATGATGTAAGGAAGCACAACAGCCACAAATTGCTGACCTAAGAAAAAAGACACGTCTAGTGTGCTCCTTTGATGATGATCTCAGCTGGCACCTATCAGTGGGCTAGAAATGGCCAGATTGCCGTGTGCTACCAGTAGCCCTGTCTTTCTTGAGTTAGTCTTGTGCCTTTTTGAACCCGTTTGTACTTGCATCTTGTGATAGTGGTTCCCATTATCCAATGACATGCTGTCTGGAAGAGTACTTTTATTGCTAGTCTGAGACCTTGGTCATGTTTCCTAGCTCTTGTAATGCTGACAGTGAATAATGCAGAGTGTTACTGTGCACACTACTGCCAGGCCTACACAAATACATGTCCTCCCTGGTATATGGTTAAGACAGCTAGCAAGAGCAGTAACAGCCCTGGGTAGAGCTCTGAAATGTTTCCTGCCTGTAGGCTGCACAGTAGTGGATAGCAGGAAGGAGCCAGCTCTTCATCTCTCTATGCACAGACAGGGAGGGTAGTCTTGGAAATGGCAATCTGTAATTGCCTGGTGTCACTGGCATAGTATGGGTGAGGAAAGAGTTTTCAAGCTACTTTGAAAGCCGCCTGCTAAGACAATAGGCTTACGGGGTTGTCGTGCCAGAGGAAGGTGCTGGTGGGAATGACTGTATTGTCTCTTCGGAGTGGATCCCGCTGTCCCGGATAGATGTTGCGCTGGGTGTCGGAGAAACATCTTGGCTCGTACACTGGGAGGTGAGACCTTTGTACAGCTTCACCAGGGATGACCTGAGGGAGGAGAAATCCATCGTCGTGCTAAGAAATAAGGCAGGCAATGAGCACAAGCATGTAGAACCACAGAAaacagggctgggagggacctTAGTATTCCCATTCACCACTTCCTGCCCCAAGGAAGGACCCGTTTCACCCAGTCTGTCCCAGTCAGCAGGGCAGCCTGCTTTCTGTCCTGTTCTTAATGGCTTTCCTgacagcagcccccccccccagcagtcTGCTCCAGCCCTTTACCACCCTTGATACTTAGAAGCTTCACTTGAAGTTTGATCTTGTCCTGTTCCCCCAGCGAATCATCACAAGGAGCAAAAGCAACCAGCTGTTAATTTTAGTAAAAAGTCTTGATTTCAAAGGAACTCCTCTGAACCACAACTTGAGAATCTATGTTCAGGGTCGTTTCTATCATAATTCATCTCAAACAGGTTATGGGAGCTTTTGTTtctcccaccccactcccccagTAATACTGTTCTTTCTCAGTCTTAGTCTGTGAGGGCTTCAGGCAACAGTCTTGGTGTTCACCAGGGCCCTGAGCTAAGTCCCCATGGATTCTCCCTTTTGGGGAGTGACTGCCATCAGCTTAAGGAATCAAATGTTCCCCTAAAACATGTGGTTGCTATGTTTAGAAGGATTAAGCTGACTTTCCATTCACTCTCAGAGTTAGAAGAAGGGCCCACCCCAAATCTGACCTCTGTTTGGAGGACACATGCCAATAGTGAGCGTTCTCCAGCGTTCATATGCGAAgggatttgttttatttcaacagaACAGTGTGCCTGTTGATCTTGCCTGGATGTACATCCCCCTGTTTCCAGGCTTTCCCTGCACCTCCCTTTCCCTGGTGATGGAGAGAATGAGAACTGATGTTGTGCTtacttcttcagctttttcctcttctgtataAGCAGGTCCTCATTGCATTGGAAGAGGAGGCTGTAGTGCGAGATGAAAACCCGGAGGCGCTGCACACACACCAGCAGCAGGTAATAGTCAGGATGCTCTTGCTCCGTGAACTTCAGGACATTCTGGGGCACAGAGGAGAACAGGCTGTTTGGAGGTTGTCCTAAGCCTTGCTTAGGAGAAGCCGCTATCAGGACCATGGATTAGTGTGCTGGAGTGCCCGTAGCACTGCCCTGTGGGAGCTCTTAGCAGCACCAGTTTCTGAGGGGCTGGGATGGGGCCTGCCTCCTACTACTCCAGTGCAAATACACAAGTAACCACTGTAATTGTAATCATGGAGCGTGCAGGTGATGCACTGGTTGAGTTTAGCATTGGATAAATAAACTgatcttttgggttttatagggcttgctttctgtgtcatttgccttgtctgaaatgttttggtACAATTCAGATAACACTCCGGTGAACCAGAACTTTTTATCAGCAAGCTCTCTGTAGGAAAGGTTGTTGGGCCCTAGGAGCCTCTAGCCCTCTGTTTCTCATCTGACAGGCATGTGGACCACTCAGCAAAGAGGCCAGCTCTGTTACAGGAGTTAGGTTGGAGCTCACAGTAGATGTGCCCCATCTCTGGCCTCCTgttctcccagagcagcagcaggcagcagatcCTTCAGCTTCCCGGGGCACAGAAGCTGGTTCTGTCAGAACAAATGGAGAAACGGGCAAATAGAAGCAAGCTTCAGGTGAAAATTGTGAAAATTAAGCCGTTCTCAGCTGGCTTTCCCTTTCAGaagtggtttgtttgttttttcagagcCTGCTGGTTTAGCCAGAAGCCCTATACCTGTACATGCCTGAATACAAGCTCTCAGTTAAAAGTCACATGTGATAAGAGCTCAACAAAACAGTTTCGATTCTGGGGCCCTACCTGTAGATGAATAAGGTATTCAGGGATTCGCTGGACTATATGGAAGAACAGAATGTAGAGATCAGACTTGATTTCTTCTTCTACCTGAAATAGAGAAAGCAAGTTCAGTCTTTCCCACCCATAAAACAAATCTGCTTCCAAGTGGTTTTGGGATTTACCAAGTAGTTGTGCTGTAAGCAGTTACAGCAGTTCACAGGAGCACACCAGTTGTGGTGACAGTACACTGGTCTTCATCTTGCTTCTGGAAAGGGGTATCTGCAACTCCTTCCACCAGTAATACTAGTCCTAAAGATGAAATTTCTTAGGTTGGGGATCATCTATGAGGGACACTCAGCCTAATTGAGTAGGGGGTGTATGTTTAAAGTGCACTAGTTAAGTTTCATTGAAACCTCAGGTAGACGCTATTGTTCAAAATGAAGTTCTTAGTTTAGGCTCAAATGAATTGAACAAAACAAGATCGACTTCTCAATTAAGACATCTTGGAAGTGAGCTAGTGTGATTTAGTTATTAGACTTTAAAACTACCTTTATATTTAACTTGCTTGGTTTAAACCAGGAATCAAGGGTGTGAGACCAAATACCTGAAGCTGAACACTAGAGACTGTTTTGTCTCTAAAGCACTTAGAGAAACCAAGAGTGGGGTTTTGGTTGGATGAGTCCTCCGTTTTACAGGAGACACCGTCTGCCTGGGACAGGTTTGGCTAGCATGTGCATAGGCAAGCTTTCTGGAAGGTTTGGTCTGAGAATGTATTTCATgtcacagcagaaatacagctttggTTACACAGAGTGACAAAAACTTTAAAGCTGCCTTTTTGTAGGTGTATGCCATGGCAACCTTCGGGAAACTGGCATTTGGTAACAGAACAGGTGGGTTGGCAGGAGAGTCCTGCAGTGGGCAGCGTAACAGGAAGAGCTCTGGGCTTGCATGTTGCCATTATGTGTCTGTGGAGCAGCCAGGAAGTTTACCTCCTTCAGGATCACCACATGGATCAGAGAGATGCATTCGGGCAGGTCCCTCAGGTAAGCAACGTAGTAGTCcagaaaattattcttacaaaaggaaaggagaaaataatgaagaaactTAAAAAGAGTTTTTTAGTCATAGAGCCAGCCAGAATGAGAAACTCTTGAttttcccccacacacaccctggGAGCTCGTCAGTGCGGCAGAGCTGCTAACTGTGTGAAGCTTTCAGGGCTTGGGACTTCTCAAGAAAGGCCGTTTAATAAAATGTGTTCAGCTGCTGAGCACAGTGTATAAAGCTTTATAGCACATGGGAGAGGTAGAGAGACTGGGGAGGAAGaggcttttattatttaagaCTCTTAAAATTTATAAAGCACCAGATGAGCTTTTACACATCCTTCTAGGAGAGGTCCCGTTGCTTGCCTGTGGGTTGGGCACACCTTCTCCCTGAGAAGCAGGTGCTGCTTTACTTGGGGCTACAAACCATATAGGCCAAGGGACCTGCCCACCCGCTTGTCAAAACTCTGAGCAAGGTGTATTGGGGGGAGCTCTTTTCACACCCTCACTGTGACTACAGACACCCAAGCTGTCAAGGCTCATGCTCCTGCAACCGAGTCCAGGGCTCATGCATTTGTTGGAGGGCTGTGCTCTGTGGCTGCATGCCCCGAGGGAGGTCTGGCACCTGGGCTCCCTGACCAGCCAGGTGCTGTAACAAAGGGGCTCCCGTGCGCTGGGACCCTGCTCAAAGGAGGCTGGCTGAAAGGCCTTACTAGGCACAGCttcacagcacagcccctctgctgcaAGGTGACTTGGCCCACCTGTGGGCCAGCGGCACTGAAGTCACGAGTCATAGCAGAAGAAGAGTCCAGAGAGGTCTGTAACATACCTCATCGTTTGTTAACTTCAGGAAGATGTCTCCCAGGATCCCTTGTCGTGGCCAGCTCAGGACTCGCTCCTGCAGAGCGTGAAGTAAATCGACATGCTGCTGGACCAGGTACCGCAAAGAGTTGGGGAAGAAACTGAAGGCAGACGATATCAGACTGGTTATGCAGAGCAGAAGCTCAGCCCTAAGTGTTTACTGCTGAAGCGTGCATTCGTGGGCGGTCAGCACAGGCTTGCTTTAAACACAGGTATTATTAACCACTTTTGTTGGAGTCCTGGCTGCACCAGGAGGCCCTGTTTTGGCTGCTGTGTACATGCAGGTACCCTTTCCAGTAGGCTATTATTACAGTGTTTTGAAGGTTTCTTGGCCTAACCCTCCAGTGCATTGTGTAGCTGGCCAGAatttgcagaattaaaaagCCCAAGGCAATGCTGGTGTGGCTAATGAAGAAGGGCTGTGGCCCTGAGCCATCCCATAGAGTGCTTGGAGGAGAGCTCCTCAGCTTTGTGTGTTGTCTGATTTGTGAGGTGCTTCAACAAGCCAGTGCCTTGATATGGGGCTGGTCAACATGTGCTTTCTGTCATTTCATGCTGCTTTCATCCAGAATCAGAATGAAGATGtcaaatattgaaatattttgccataTAGAAAGACGCCAGGGAAAAAGAGTAAACATAAAAGCTCACTTCGGACTATCATGCTTCCCATTGAACTGGGTGTGTGGTGCAACTGCTTAAATGAGTCCACATCAACCCGTGTACCGCATATCCTACAGTGAATTTCTGTCAAATGACTCCTTGGATGTGGGGCTCACAGGGACAATGCAAAGAGCCAAAGAAGAGAGCTAGCAAGGACTGGGCTTCCCAGATGTGCTTAGGGGCTGGGAACTCCCAGGCCAAAGCTGAGTGAACGGGGAGAGCTGTAGGAGCTATCCCATCCTGGGAGCCGAGTCGGCTGCCATAGAGGATGGCCTCTGCAAAGAGCTGGGTTGAACTGCTGAGCTGGGTCAGTCCCACTGGTCTTGTGTCTGTGCTaaatgcgtgtgtgtgtatagattGATACCTGATGGATAGCGGCCACTGGCCAGGGGCTTATGCCCACAGCAGCTCCTAGACTGGAGCTGTGGACTGGGAGAAGCAGGCAGTGAATGCACAGAGCTTTGTTCCCATACAGGCAGGAGGCGCGCAAAAGAAGAATAGGAGACTGATGGGACTCGGAAGGAGACTGAAATGAAGTAGTAGTGAAATGCTGTGGGATGCAATGTGGACGGGGTGCAAGAACAGGCAGAAAAGTCTTTAATCACTGCAGAAACCTTCCCAGTGCCTCCAATTTTCAACTAGAAATAAGCTGTAATTGTTCCAAGATATCTCTGTGCATGAAAGAAAAGTGGGAGAGAGGATGATGCAGAAAGAACATTGACTGAAGAAAACTCCCCTGAAGAGAGAGCACACTAAATCAAATACCTTCTCTCTTTGGTACTCCTTTTCACATCTGGCCCTTGCAGCGTGGCCTTGATCTTCAGGATTAGGGAAAGGTTGATGACATACTTCCTTTCTGACTCCAGCAGCTCCAAAGCGATGTTCTGCCTTTTCGCTTCCAGAAGATAATGGTtatgtttaaaataaggaaatgcTGACCTCAAGGACAGCCTCATGTTAGACTGGTGATCTGACATTAAACCATGAAAGGAGAAGCTGTCAAAAAGTGACACCAATGTCTTGTCTTTGCGTGTCTGCTTTccccaaaatataaaattctaGCCTGATGCTACAGCATGCCCCAAACATGACTGGAACCACAGTTTGCTAAGAAAGCTCCAAagttaaatgtgttttcctttatgAATACCACTCTTTTCCTAAGAATAACAACGCAAGCAATCAAAGGCAAAACAACTCATACCAGGGATTCACATCCAGTTTCCTGCAGAATAGAAAGTTGTATTTATCACCTGCTTAAGCAACTACACTGTCACAGTCCTGTCAGTACTCTGAATCTGCCAGGTCTTGGAAAGGAGAATGGGTGTCCTGGGTGCAGAGCAATTCTGTCAGTGGCACAGACCAGCAAATACAGAGGCCAGAAGTCTTGGAGACTGAGGCCCTGAGACATTCCCCCCCTAGCAGAAGAAACTGGCTTGTTTGCCTCCTTCTGTAGAAGCTGATTACCAACCAGCTCACACTGGATATGAATACAGCTTTGAGCCTCTGTAGCCACAGTTTTCCATTCTGTCCTTACCAGCCAAAGATGGTTCACATATGATGTTGTCTGCTGAGCTGTATCTGCTTTGACCCAtgtctttccctctctctggTTGCTCTTTGGAAATGTATTCATCTCCCCAGTCCTTGGTGTCCTTGGGCTGCTTCCACACTGTTGACGGCAGATGCACTTTCGACTGCCCCTCTGTTGTCAAGGAAGGCTTGAGGCTGTCATCTGTCTCTATGGTTGCTCCTGCAATGACAAACAGCTGTATGGATCCTGACATCTCAGTTGACAGGTATGCTACAGCAGGCAGCTAACCTGCATTATTGTCT
Encoded here:
- the ARHGEF33 gene encoding rho guanine nucleotide exchange factor 33 encodes the protein MDSNKQEGETESVPVSTPATQISQLQALASELKAGFTEAMQELSRIQHGEYALEEKVKSCRCAMEEKVAEMKNSLNTFKEELSDAKSMIEEISAKQEEMQQKIEQLQQEKRRESRKVKAKRAQKDDHGSQTVPTPLQGSPFRSINLPEPVLINEDFTSLLHNVTYEKVSDTRIMPMGEGSVKVIAGQGATIETDDSLKPSLTTEGQSKVHLPSTVWKQPKDTKDWGDEYISKEQPERGKDMGQSRYSSADNIICEPSLAAKRQNIALELLESERKYVINLSLILKIKATLQGPDVKRSTKERSFFPNSLRYLVQQHVDLLHALQERVLSWPRQGILGDIFLKLTNDENNFLDYYVAYLRDLPECISLIHVVILKEVEEEIKSDLYILFFHIVQRIPEYLIHLQNVLKFTEQEHPDYYLLLVCVQRLRVFISHYSLLFQCNEDLLIQKRKKLKNTTMDFSSLRSSLVKLYKGLTSQCTSQDVSPTPSATSIRDSGIHSEETIQSFPPAPSSGTTTPHLMPQMKKPQPTVMENIQAVKSPDWEMESRKHERPENILASSQLTEQELKALTAPLQSIPEMEYEAPPADAVGNTERAIRTSVELLQDARNFAQSYEEFDYPGEVFTLPGPYEDDAFQNLALFENCSPASSESSLDICFLRPVNFTSEPERTDHALQPLPKSCTPVSSSTYKREMFHSKGKQLSRSLKELPRSAEGVSTRLYSTRSSSGSRLQQKQERNVQPHMISASSRSSQRGYFPPQRGAGEKQSFLEELHAEDNTRFCQKDDNEQTSFSDHNPRHEPKGGFRSSFRKLFKKK